The following are from one region of the Nymphaea colorata isolate Beijing-Zhang1983 chromosome 7, ASM883128v2, whole genome shotgun sequence genome:
- the LOC116257616 gene encoding nudix hydrolase 13, mitochondrial produces MSDVVARTGRHHQRYENEYRLVAGCIPYKLKNDVEQICTLEDALEVLMVSTPDRDDLVFPKGGWEDDESVEEAACREALEEAGVKGDIDKKLGTWEFQSKRRQNSSSLEGICRGYMFTMRVTEELDSWPEQTTHGRRWVMVRDAFELCRYPWMREALEKCLRVLAEDYQPQLAELTEDILVASTIKEGNLHSTRSEITPKKPSNATIDRASHTAASEVTELSVRSPSCFMEPSTSSASTAAVNALC; encoded by the exons ATGTCGGATGTCGTAGCTCGGACAGGACGCCACCATCAACGTTACGAGAATGAGTACCGGCTCGTCGCAGg GTGCATACCCTATAAACTAAAGAACGACGTTGAACAAATTTGTACCTTGGAAGATGCACTAGAGGTTCTCATGGTTTCAACACCAGACAGGGACGACCTCGTGTTTCCAAAG GGTGGGTGGGAAGATGATGAGTCTGTAGAGGAAGCTGCATGTCGTGAGGCCCTAGAGGAGGCAGGAGTAAAAGGCGATATTGAT AAAAAACTAGGAACATGGGAATTTCAGAGCAAACGCAGGCAGAATAGCAGCAGCCTAGAAGGAATATGCAGAGGTTATATGTTCACAATGAGGGTTACGGAAGAACTAGATTCCTGGCCAGAACAAACTACCCATGGAAGACGATGG GTAATGGTGAGGGATGCATTCGAACTTTGCCGCTATCCTTGGATGCGTGAAGCACTGGAAAAGTGCTTGAGAGTTCTTGCGGAAGATTATCAACCTCAACTGGCAGAACTGACAGAGGATATTCTGGTTGCTTCAACCATTAAAGAGGGAAACTTGCATTCTACTCGGTCGGAAATCACTCCTAAGAAACCTTCAAATGCGACCATAGATCGAGCATCCCACACAGCGGCTTCTGAGGTCACGGAACTTTCTGTGCGTTCTCCAAGTTGTTTCATGGAGCCCTCAACATCCAGTGCTTCAACAGCGGCTGTAAATGCACTATGTTAA
- the LOC116257742 gene encoding 40S ribosomal protein S27-2-like, with translation MVLSNDIDLLHPPADLEKRKHKLKRLVQSPNSFFMDVKCQGCFNITTVFSHSQTVVVCGNCQTVLCQPTGGRARLTEGCSFRKKGD, from the exons ATG GTGCTTTCAAACGATATCGATTTGCTCCACCCACCTGCGGATTTGGAAAAGAGGAAGCACAAGCTTAAGCGCCTCGTTCAATCTCCGAACTCTTTCTTCATG gACGTCAAATGTCAAGGATGCTTCAACAT AACGACCGTGTTCAGTCACTCCCAGACCGTTGTGGTCTGCGGGAATTGCCAAACAGTTTTGTGTCAGCCGACGGGAGGTCGGGCGAGGCTCACGGAAGGATGCTCTTTCAGGAAGAAGGGCGATTGA